From bacterium:
TGATTACTCTCCAAACAAGACAGATGCATTTGGAGTGATGAAAGACAGGAATTCCCTGGGGCGCGTCGAGAGTGCAATAATTTTTGGCTCCAAAGCCATCCACCATAGATTGAGGAGAGCGATTCACTCTTTGAGCGTATCCCTTGAGTACCCAACCAGCGAAGATAAGCGATACGAACAGACTCTGTTAAAGAAGTGGTATCACCTTGAATGTATGCCTTAAGCATTCCTTCCAAGGTGAAGAGGGTCATTTGAGTGTCGTCGGTGATGGCGCCGATTCTCCCATAAGCTAAGGCATAATGCTCAATCCCTTCATTACCGAACTTCGCCCTTATCTCGCTTAGGGACATAAACTCCACTGGCGCTCCCAAAGCATCGCCTACCGCCCCTCCTAGAAGGCATCCCGCTATCCTCTCAATACAATCCATTTTCTAAAACTCCATGGCTGGGCATATTCCCGCGTAGTCACATCGTCCGCACCTGAAGGGATCCTGTTTTGGCTCAAACCTGCGAGAAGAGATGCCTTCTGCAACCGAAAGTATTTCCTCGACGACTTGTGCGAGTTGCTCATCCGTACGGGTTGTTGTTACGATCTCATCTTTTTGCAGGAAATACAAACTGAGCTTTTCTGCTCTTAACCCAAGACCTTCCC
This genomic window contains:
- a CDS encoding PD-(D/E)XK nuclease family protein, translated to EGLGLRAEKLSLYFLQKDEIVTTTRTDEQLAQVVEEILSVAEGISSRRFEPKQDPFRCGRCDYAGICPAMEF